CGCCCAAATATAAGGCCGATGTGCCCTCGAGACTGATCACCCCTGATCGGGTACAGACGGGGATGTTGGGCGAACTCGACTTCACGGACGGCATGCCCAGTGAGACCACGGTCAGGAAGACCTACGATTTCCTCGACCTGTCCCGCTCCGTCGATGCGTTTCTCAACGGTATCCCGCCCACGTCCATCTACGCCATGCTGGAAGGCCTCAAGCAGGCCGGCGCGGAACCGGGCGACCTCGTGCTGTGGGAAGACCTCTATGACGCCCGCAGTCTGCTTCTGACGCCTCAGACGACCACGCCCTATGCCTTTGCCGAGATCAACGTCAAGGCGGAGCCGGCCATCGTGGAAGTCCCCGCCGGGCGCCTCGTCGGTGCGGTGGACGATGCGTTCTTCCGCTGGGTGACGGACTTTGGCGTGACCGGTCCCAATCAGGGCAAAGGCGGCAAGTATGTCTTTGTGGGTCCGGATTATCACGGCGAGCTGCCCGATGGCTATCGCGTCGTGAATACCCCCACCTACCGCAACTGGATGTTCCTGCGGGCGCTGGTCAAGGACGGCGACCTGGAAGCGGCCACGCTGGGACTGAGGACCCAGTTCCGCATCTTCCCCCTCTCCAAGCTGGCGAACCCGCCCAAGGGAAAAGTGGTCAACGCTTCAGGAGCGAAAATCAATACGATCCACGCCAACGATTACAACTTCTGGGAGGAATTGAATGCCGTCGTCCAGTACGAGCCCGCCGATGCCTTCAATCCTGAAATAGTGGGTCAGTTCGCCGCCATCGGGATCAAGAAGGGCAAACCCTTCGCGCCGGACGCCCGGATGAAGAAGATCCTCGAAGAGGGCGTGGCCGTCGGCAATGCCACGGCCCGCTCGATCACCTTCCGGCCCCGCTATGAGAGCGCCTATTTCTACCCGGGCAAGCGCCAGTGGTATTCCTGTTTCACGGGTGGCAGCCACGAATTCATGAACAATGGCGAGCTGGTGCTGGATGACCGTATCATGTTCCACTACTACGCCACCGCCATCACCCCGGCCATGGCCAAGCCGGCGGTCGGCACCGGTTCCGTCTACTTGATCGGTGCTCATGACTCGGAAGGCCGCTACCTCGACGGCAGCAGGACCTACTCCTGCACATTGCCGGGCCCGGTTCCCGCCAAGGATTTCTGGTCCTTCATGGTCTATGACAACCAGACCCGTTCGGTTCTGGAAACCGATCAGAAAACCGGCGGGCTCGACAGCAACAATCCGACGGTAAAGGGCAACGCCGACGGCTCCTACACCATGTGGTTCGGGCCGACGCCGCCAGCCGGCCACGAAGGCAACTGGATCCAGACCATGCCCGGCAAGGGCTACAACATCCTCCTGCGCCTCTACGGCCCGCTGGAAGCGTGGTTCGACAAGACCTGGGTGCCCGGCGACCTCGAACTGGTCGAGTGATCTGAATCGGCGGCTCCACACATGACCCAAACAAGAGAACCAAGGGAGCCGGCTGGAGTGGTCCACCGCGCCATTCACGGCCCGCATTTGAAAGGCCCTGCCATGAATCCAACAGAGCCCGGTTGAGCGGGCGACCTCCTTATGTTTCACTTCCACCGAAGCCACCGGCCGACCCGTTCCACTTGAGGTGGCCCGGCATCCCTCCCAACCCATGTCTCAATCCAATACTATCATGATCAAGAAATACGCAATCATCCCCATCTTCGGGCTGATGCTCGGCGGCATGTCCGCCCAAGCCGACGTGCTCGAACTCAAGAACGGCAATGTGCTGAACGGCACATTCCACGGTGGGACGGCCACCGCGGTCGAATTCGAGGCCTATGGCAATGTCCTGACGCTGGCCACCAGCGAAATTGCCACCCTGACCTTCAGCACGCCGCCGGCACCGGCGGCACCGGCACCACAGGCGGCACCGCCCTCTCCGCCTCAGCCCGTGGCGGTTGTCCCCCGGGAGGTGACGCTTCCCGCCGGCACCCAGCTGCTCGTTCGAATGAAGGACAGTGTTTCCTCACAAAGTCCCGCGGGTACCCCGTTCACGACCCGGCTTGAGTACGACCTCTATGCCGATGGCGTCAAGGTTGTGCCGGGCGGTGCGGTCATCTACGGCACCGTCCAGAGTTCCTCCCAGGCACGCCGGGCCCGCGGCCATTCCACTCTCGACCTTCGCCTGACCCGCATCGCCCTCGCAGGTGGCAATGTGACCATCGTCTCGTCGCCCTTCCAGCAGGCGGGCGAACGGGCGATCAAGGACGCGGCCCGCGGAGCGGCCGCCGGGGCCGCCATCGGCGCGCTGGTGGACGGCAGTGACGGCGCCGCGGAAGGCGCCGCGATCGGTGCGGTCGCCGGAGCCCTCAAAAGGGGCGACTCCATCGTCGTCCCGCCCAATACCATGCTCGAGTTCAGCCTGACCCAGCCCGTCACGATCAAAGTCGGCAACTGAAGCCGAACGACTCACAACCTTTCATCCCTCATCTCCATCATGAAACGCACCTTTCGAACGGGTCGCACGGTGACCCACGCCCTCATCGCCGCAACTGTCTTCCTTCCCACTCTTCCCGCCCTGACGGCCCAGGATGAATCCGCCCCGGAAATCATCATCGTGCAGCCTGCCGAAGCGGACCCAACCGGGCCACCAACCCACCCCGGCGGGGCGCGAACGCGTCCCCTCCTCAAAACAAACCGTAGCCAACTGGGATGGCCTTAGTTAGCGAAAGAGTCGGATCAGCCAACGAGAGGTTGACTGCTCTTCGACGGCGGGTCCGGAGGCCCTCGCCCTACCAACCGGAATCCGAGCATCCGTGGCAGGGCCGGACGTCCCCGGCCAGCCGCAACGGTTGTCCGAGACAAAACAACGACAAGCACCCTTAACTAAGCGCCATTCGTGCATGCTACGGTTTGTTTTGGGCCGGGAAACCATACGTAGCCTGCTACGTATGGTTTTTTGTATCGTCATTTCGTTGCGTTAACCCGGTGGTCCACCGTCCGCCGGTTCTCCAATTGACGGACGGTGCCGCAACCGACCGAAGAATCCGCGCGTGATGGCGCCTGAAACCAACCGCCCGTCCGTTCAGAATCCCGCGTTCTAGCCCGCGGCCGCGACCGCCCGGCGGCAGGTCGCCAGGATGCTTCCGGCGTCGATCCGGTGCGCTGCATAAACCTCCGGGATGCTGCCGGACTGACCGAAATCGGTCACCCCGAGGGGCCAGATCCGGGCGCCAAGCGCGCCGCCGATCCAGGCCAGGGCATGGGGGTGCCCGTCGATCGCCGTGACGACCGGGACCGTTCTTTCGTCGGCGGGAATGCGTCGGCCGAGCAGTCCGATCCCGTCGCCCTCTCCTTCGCTGGCCCGGCGGACCGCATTCTGGAAATCCCGGTAAAGGAGACCCGGACCGGTCACATTGAAAAGAGCCGCCCTGATCCCCTCCGACCAGAGGGCGTCGCGGGCCTGGAGGGCCTCCGGAATCATGGCCCCGCAGGCAAAGAGATGAATCGCGGCCCGGGCCGGGGTCGATCCGTCAGGATCGTCCATTCGATAGACGCCTTCCAGCACCTGCCGGCGGCGTTTCTCCCGGTCCTCCGGAGTCGCCGGGCCTGGAAAATGATCCTGTTCCACCGGCTTGGTCGTCAATCTCAGGTAGGTGGAACGATCCCGGAGCCGCAGGCGCTCCAGGGCATCGAGCAGGATCCACTCGAGTTCCTGGCCAAAGCAGGGCTCGTAATAGGCCAGATCCGGGAGTTCCGTCCCGATCGACGGTGTCAGGACCGATTGATGAATCCCTCCCTCCGAAGCGAGGGTGACGCCCGAGGGGGTGCCGACCACGATGAACTTCGCACCCGCGTAGAGGCCGTAGAAAAAGGCGTCGAGTCCGCGTCGGACAAACGGATCGTAGAGCGTTCCGATCGGGAAGAGGGTTTGCCCGAAGAGTTCATGGGTGAGTCCGAACTGGCTGAGTGCCATGAAGAGGTTGTTCTCGGAGATCCCCAGCTCGATGTGCCGGCCAGTCTCGGCCTCCTGCCAGTTGAGCACCGGCTTCTCCGGGGATTCCGGCAGGTCCTCCCGTTGATGCCGGCACCAGACATGATGTTTGTTGATCCATCCGCCCAGATTGGTCGAACTGGCCACGTCCGGGCTGAGGGTGACGATACGCGCCGCCCATTCGGGCTGGTCGCGGGACAGTGCGGTCAGGAGGGCTCCGAAAGTCTGCTGGGTGGAACGTCGTCCCTGGTGAGCGAAGACCAACGGTTTGCCGACGGCCATCCTCAGGGGCGGGTGCGTCGGACGGGGCGAGGGCTGCAATCGGTCGGCTGTCTCCTGAAGCAGGGACTGTTCCACGGAACCATGCTCGAACCGCACCCAGGGCGACCCGTCCGGAATCCCCAGCTCGCGCCGAAGGACCTCGACCTGTTCCCGGTTGAGCAGGACCGAATGATTGAGCGGATGGGCCATGGAAGGAAGCCGCCAGCCCTTCATCGTATAGGCGAAAATGACGGCCGGCCCCTTGTGCGTATTCAAACTCTGGAGGGCGCGGCGGAGTTCTCCGTAGTCGTGACCACCGAGGTTGCCGAAGAGACCGTGCAGTTCGTCATCCGGCCATCGGTTGATCAATCGACCGAGGTCATCCGGAAACCGACTCTTCCGGGGAAGCCATTCCCGCAGATCCCCCGCCGGCAGCCGCAGCAGGCTCTGGTAGGCTTCGTTGGAGAGTCCGTCGATGCAATCACGGAGAAGCTCCCCGTTGGGCTCTTCGAAGGCCGCCTTGATCCTTGATCCGTACTTCAGATCGATCACCCGCCAGCCATTGGCGGCAAACATTTCCCGCCAGGAACGTACCCGGATGCCGGGAATGACCCGGTCGAGACTCTGACGGTTCAGGTCGACCACCCAAAGGAGGTTGTCGAGGCCGTTCATGACCGGCTCGGCCACTGCCTCCCAGACAGCCCCCTCGTCGAGCTCCGCATCACCGACCAGGCTGACAAAGCGTGAGCTGGACGAGGGTTCACCGAATCCGTGTGATTCGCTGTAGGCGGCGGCGAGGGACGCGAAGTTGGGCGCAACCGCTCCGAGTCCGACGGACCCGGTCGAGAAATCCACCGGATCCGGATCCTTGGTCCGACTGGGATAGGACTGCAGGCCATCGACCTGCCGGAGTCGTGTCAGGTACGTCTCATCGAGATTACCGAGAAGGAACTGAATGGCATGGAAGACCGGTGAGGCATGGGGCTTGATCGAAATGAAATCGCCGGCCCGCAGGTACTCCAGATAAAGCGCGGTCAGAATAGTCACGACCGAGGCGCTGGACGCCTGGTGTCCGCCGACCTTGACACCGTCGGTGCTCCTGCGCACGTGGTTGGCGTGGTTCACGATCGACACCGCCAGCCAGAGCACCCGCTCTTCGATTCGGGCAATGGCGGCCTCACGCAATTGACGATCTGAAAGACGGCTCATGGTTGGTTCCGATCTGACTTTGACAGTTGATCACGACTGAACCCCGCCACGGTAATCCGCCTGCCGGAGCGGGTCGAGTCGAAGCCGCAAATGGATGAACGGTTTCGAATCGAGTGACCAGCAAACGGGAGGAGCGTCTTGCGGGCGCCTCAACGGAGTGAGGCGACTACAGGTTCGGCCTTCGGGTTGTAGACACGGCACTCCGTTGCCGTGCCCGTGGCAGGAAGGGCCCCATCATTCCGGACGCGAGCCCTCGCTGTCCGCGAACTGACGGTAAAGGGCGGCGTAGGTGCCATCCCGCCGCAGAAGCTCAAGATGGCAACCCCGCTCGACGATCCGGCCCTGGTCAAGGACCAACACCTGATCGGCCTTTCGTATGGTGCTGAGGCGATGCGCCACCACGAAACTGGTCCGCCCCTTGAGCAGCCGGGCCAGGGCGGTCTGCAACCGGGCTTCCGTCAGGGTATCGATTGAGCTGGTCGCTTCGTCGAGGATGAGGATCCGGGGATTGGCCAGCATGGCACGGGCGAAGCAGACCAGCTGTTGCTGACCCTGTGACAGCCCGATCCCATCCTCCGAGACCTCGGTATCGAATCGCCCCGGCAAACCCTCGATCAGATCAAGGCAGTCGAGCGACCGAACCGCCTCGATGACTTCCGCATCTGTCGCCCCGAGACGCCCGATCCGGATATTCTCCATGATCGAACCCTTGAAGAGGAAATTCTGCTGCAGGACGATGCCCATCTGGCGGTTCAGCGATGGCGAGGTGACCGAGCCGATCTCACGTCCATCGATCCGGATCTCGCCCGAATCGGCGAGATAGAATTTGCAGAGCAGATTGATTACCGTGCTCTTGCCGCTTCCAGTCGGACCGACCAGCGCGACGGTCTGGCCCGGTTCGGCCAGAAAACTGATGCCGCGCAGAACCGGCTTCTGCGGTTCATAGCGGAAGGAGACCTCCCGGAATTCAACCCTCCCCTCGATCCGCGGAAGTGGCGTCGCATCGGCGCGGTCCGACCAGTCCGGCTTGCGGTCGAGCAGACCGAAAATCCGCTCGGCGCCGGCCATGGATCGAAGAGCGAACGAGAAGTGCCGTCCGAGTCGGGCGATCGGATTGAAGAAAAGATTGGTCAGGAAGAAGAAGGTGATGAGGTCGCCGACCGGCATGGGATCGACCGGCAGCAGGGCCCGCCAGCCTCCGACCAGAAGGATGGCCGCGACACAGACCTGGGAGCTGAACTCCAGCGCGGGCATGTATTGGGCGGAACTGCGGTCGAGCGCCACGTTGTAGCCCGCGTGATCCTCGGCCAGATCATCAAAGAGCCCCGCATTCACGTCCTCCCGGACAAAGCCCTGGGTGACCCGGATGCCCTTGACCGATTCCGAGATGGTCGCGATCACCCGGGAAAAGCTCTCCTGCAAGGTCCGCGAGGCGCGGCTCATCCGCTTGCGGAATGAGAGATTCAAGAGATGGACGAACGGTGCCGCCAGCAGGATGACGAGGAACAGTCTCCAGTTGTAGTAGAGCATGAACACGGCGGCCCCGACCATTTGCCCACCCTGCATGATGCTGGCAAAGAAGACGACCTGGACCCCCCGTCGCAGTGTGTCGATGTCCGAGGTCATCCGGCTGATGATGGACCCGAGGCGGGAACGGTCGAAATACCCCATCGGCATCCGCATGAGGTGTTCCATGATTTCGTTGCGCAGGGTGTAAACCACGTCCTCCGCGATCTGCATCCCGAGTCGGAAGCGGAAGAGCATGGTCAGGGAGGCGAAGGTGCAGAGCGCGATGAAACCCACCACTCCCCAGGCTATGCCGGCCGGGTTCCCCAGAGTAATCGGCCCGTTGATGACCGCTCCCAGCGACCAGGCAATCAACGGCATCTGCAGGCCCCGAAGAACCACCAGGGAGAAGAGAACGTTTCGTTTCGCCGCAAACGGCCGGGTATAGCCGAAAAGCCGACCGAGAATCCGGAAGTCGAGGGGACGCTCCCGGGCATCGCGTTCCCTCCGATCGATCCGGGCGAGAGAGAGGTCGTGCCGGACCGTGCTCATCTCCCCTCCTTCTTTCTGCGGACATCGGCCTGACGCAAAAGATCCAGACTCTCCGCATCGATCGCCTGGACATCAATCGCTTCGCGGTAGAGTCCGGGGTTCTTCATGAGGTCGCGGTGGTGGCCGATCTGGACGACCCGCCCTCCCCTCAGGACCACGATGCGATCGGCCCGGGCCAGGGTGCTCAGGCGGTGGGCCACGATGAAGGTGGTGCGCCCTTCGACCGCACGGTTGATCGCTTCGAGAATCTCAAACTCCGTTTCCGGATCGACCGAAGCGGTCGGATCGTCCAGCAGCAGGATGGGCGGCTCGAGCAGGACGGCCCGGGCGATGGCCAGGCGTTGGCGCTGGCCGCCGGACAGGTTCATCCCGCTTTCGCCCAGGATCGTCTCGTAGCCATCCGGGAACTCCATGATGAAGTCGTGCGCACAGGCGGTCCGGGCCGCCCTTTCGATCTGCTCGACTGTCGCTTCGCGATGACCGTAGGCGATATTCCAGGCGATCGTATTGCTGAAGAGAAAGTTGTTCTGGAAGACGATCCCGATCTGACGACGCAGATCATCGAGCCGCAGGTTCCGCAGATTCTGTCCATCGAGCCGGACAACGCCCCCGGTCGGATCATAGAAGCGGGGTATCAGACTCAGGAGTGTGCTCTTGCCCGCCCCGGTGGCTCCGGCCAGGGCAATCATTTCGCCGGGACGCACCCGAAAGTCGATGTCGTGGAGGACCGCTTTCCCATCCCGGTATTCGAAGGCAACCCTTTCAAAGACCACCTCGCCCCGGGCCCGGTGAATCGGCCGGGCGTCCGGCGGCGATTCCACCTCCGCCGGCGCATCAAGAATCTCGAAAATGCGCCGGGCGCCGATCAGGCTCTGTTGGATGGAGTCGGCCACATCGGCGATGGACGATACCTGATTGGCGGCCTGCTGGAGCAGGCGGGCAAAGACCACGAGGCCGGCCCCGATCGGTATCTGGCCCCGCACGACCAGGTAGCCTCCATAACCAAGCAGAATGAAGAGCGTGCTCTGGGTCAGCCAATCCACCAGAGGGCGAAACGCGGATACTTTCCTGAAAATCGAGAACTGCTGGCGGCGGGTTCGCTGATTGGCCTCGCGGAACTGCTCAATCTGGTGTGCTTCCAGATCAAAGACCTTGACCGTGCGGATACCGGCGATCGTTTCGGAAAAGACCAGGACGAGATCGTCCATCAAGACCCGCACCCTTCGGTAGGCCGGGCGAACGATCCGCGAGAAAACGATGGTGGCCACGCCGATCAGCGGCATGACCGAGAGACAGGCCAGGGTCAGGCCGACATGGATATTCAGCATGTAAACCAGGTAGACCCCGAGGGTGAGGAGCAGGACAATGCTCTGCATGAGCACCCCTTCAATGAAGAGGCGAAGGGTCTGCACGTCTCCCGAAACCCGGTTGATGATGGCACCGCTCGCGTTGTTGTCAAAAAACCGGAAGCTCAACCGCTGCAGCTTGGTGAAGACCTCCGACCGGATATTGTAGGTGATCTTCTGGTGAACCAGTCTGGAGAGAGCGATCTGGAAACTGCTTTCGAGAAGCCCGCGAACCAGCGCAATCAGGGCGATGGCAAGACTGATCGCGATGATGGTCTGGAGGGGCGCCCAGGTCGTTGGGGGCTCCAGGCCCAGGGGCCAGAGAGGCGGTTTCACCGACGGATCCAACTGGTGCCGGAGAAAATCAATGGCCAGACCGATCAGCCCCAGCCCCCCCAGGCCCATCGCCACCAGCACCAGTTGCAGGGTGAGAACAAGCGTGCAGGCCCGCCGATACTGCCAGCTGATACGGAGCAGGCGCATGATGATGGCGCCATTGCTCGCGTGATCGGGTGCTGACGGAGTCGACATGAAAGTGGCCGTCCCGCATAGGGACACCTGCCACCTTCTGACCGGAACGAGTCCGGATCGAGCGAAAAGACCGAAGACATCCAGGCGGCTGTCAGCCCTCACTTGCCGGGCACGGTCCGGATCTGCATCATCGGAACATGCCCTCTACCCTGATTCACGGCGGCTGCGCCTGCAGCGCGATTCGTTATGAGGCCTCCGGCCCCGTTTATTTTCAAACCAATTGCCATTGCGCGAATTGCCGGCGGGCCATCGGCGCCCAGACCGTCGCCTGGATCGTGGTGGACCGTGCCGGATTTCGGATCATTTCCGGGCAGCCGACGCGCTACCGGACGGACACCGGAGCCTGGCGCAGCTTCTGCGGCCGCTGTGGCACCTCCCTCACCTATGAAAGTGACAATCGGCCCGACAGGGTCGACATCACGACCGGAAGCCTCGACGACCCTGAATCCTTTCCGCCTCTTGACGATACCCACGCCGACGAGAAGCTGTCCTGGGTTCCGCTCGTCGAAAATCCGGCTGAAGACGTTGAGGCTCCGTCCAATTGACACCCGGACATCAGTCCTGTTCAAATCCCGTCCCTCCATGAAGATCGAACACACTGCTTTCAACGTAGCCGAACCCGCCGCCGTCGCTTCCTGGTTCCGGGATCATCTGGGCATGAAGATCGTCCGCCGGATGGACACACCGCCCTTCATGCACTTCCTGGCCGACGACAGCGGAAACACCCTGCTGGAGATCTACAACAATCCACCCGACGAGGTCCCGGCCTACGCGGAGATGAATCCATTGCTCTTCCACCTCGCCTTCGTTTCCCCAGACCCGGTGGCGGACCGGGATCGGCTTGTCGCAGCGGGGGCGGGCTTTGTCGACGAAGTGCACACCCCGGCCGGCGATCACCTGATCATGCTCCGTGATCCCTGGGGACACTGTATTCAGCTTTGCCGGCGGGCAACCCCGATGCTGCGGGAAACCTGAAACGGGAACCGCCCATCGATGGCCGCACGATCACAGACGCCGTCAACCCCGGAGATCTGCCCGGTTTGTGGCGAAGAGGTGCCACCCGGAGCCCGGGCCTGCCCTGGTTGCGGGGCGGATGAACGGACCGGTTGGGGCGACGACGATGCCTCCGGGAGCGTGGATCTGCCCGATGATGACGCGTTCGACTACGATGCCTTCGTCGAACGCGAATTCGGCGGGGGTGCCCGTCCACCGGGCATCCGGACGATCTGGTGGGTCACCGCCATCGTCCTGATCATCGCCGTTGGCGTGGTCTTCATCCTCTTCTGAGCGGCGGTTCCAAACCAGCACACACCATCATGCAAAATCAGATTCTCCGGGGAACCGGGACAACCGTTTCCAGGCTCTCGCTCGGGACCATGACTTTCGGCTCCCAGGTGGGTGAAGCGGAAAGCGCCCGCATCATCCAGAGGTCCATCGAAAGGGGTATTCGAATGATTGATACCGCCGACGGCTACAATGCGGGACGAACCGAGGAAATCGTCGGCCGGGCCCTGCAGGGCCGGCGGGACCAGGTCG
This sequence is a window from Opitutaceae bacterium. Protein-coding genes within it:
- a CDS encoding ABC transporter ATP-binding protein; this translates as MSTPSAPDHASNGAIIMRLLRISWQYRRACTLVLTLQLVLVAMGLGGLGLIGLAIDFLRHQLDPSVKPPLWPLGLEPPTTWAPLQTIIAISLAIALIALVRGLLESSFQIALSRLVHQKITYNIRSEVFTKLQRLSFRFFDNNASGAIINRVSGDVQTLRLFIEGVLMQSIVLLLTLGVYLVYMLNIHVGLTLACLSVMPLIGVATIVFSRIVRPAYRRVRVLMDDLVLVFSETIAGIRTVKVFDLEAHQIEQFREANQRTRRQQFSIFRKVSAFRPLVDWLTQSTLFILLGYGGYLVVRGQIPIGAGLVVFARLLQQAANQVSSIADVADSIQQSLIGARRIFEILDAPAEVESPPDARPIHRARGEVVFERVAFEYRDGKAVLHDIDFRVRPGEMIALAGATGAGKSTLLSLIPRFYDPTGGVVRLDGQNLRNLRLDDLRRQIGIVFQNNFLFSNTIAWNIAYGHREATVEQIERAARTACAHDFIMEFPDGYETILGESGMNLSGGQRQRLAIARAVLLEPPILLLDDPTASVDPETEFEILEAINRAVEGRTTFIVAHRLSTLARADRIVVLRGGRVVQIGHHRDLMKNPGLYREAIDVQAIDAESLDLLRQADVRRKKEGR
- a CDS encoding zinc ribbon domain-containing protein, with product MAARSQTPSTPEICPVCGEEVPPGARACPGCGADERTGWGDDDASGSVDLPDDDAFDYDAFVEREFGGGARPPGIRTIWWVTAIVLIIAVGVVFILF
- a CDS encoding YMGG-like glycine zipper-containing protein — protein: MIKKYAIIPIFGLMLGGMSAQADVLELKNGNVLNGTFHGGTATAVEFEAYGNVLTLATSEIATLTFSTPPAPAAPAPQAAPPSPPQPVAVVPREVTLPAGTQLLVRMKDSVSSQSPAGTPFTTRLEYDLYADGVKVVPGGAVIYGTVQSSSQARRARGHSTLDLRLTRIALAGGNVTIVSSPFQQAGERAIKDAARGAAAGAAIGALVDGSDGAAEGAAIGAVAGALKRGDSIVVPPNTMLEFSLTQPVTIKVGN
- a CDS encoding DUF1254 domain-containing protein, with the protein product MKVKHTLPGLLVAAAALSATLGAASAAPPKYKADVPSRLITPDRVQTGMLGELDFTDGMPSETTVRKTYDFLDLSRSVDAFLNGIPPTSIYAMLEGLKQAGAEPGDLVLWEDLYDARSLLLTPQTTTPYAFAEINVKAEPAIVEVPAGRLVGAVDDAFFRWVTDFGVTGPNQGKGGKYVFVGPDYHGELPDGYRVVNTPTYRNWMFLRALVKDGDLEAATLGLRTQFRIFPLSKLANPPKGKVVNASGAKINTIHANDYNFWEELNAVVQYEPADAFNPEIVGQFAAIGIKKGKPFAPDARMKKILEEGVAVGNATARSITFRPRYESAYFYPGKRQWYSCFTGGSHEFMNNGELVLDDRIMFHYYATAITPAMAKPAVGTGSVYLIGAHDSEGRYLDGSRTYSCTLPGPVPAKDFWSFMVYDNQTRSVLETDQKTGGLDSNNPTVKGNADGSYTMWFGPTPPAGHEGNWIQTMPGKGYNILLRLYGPLEAWFDKTWVPGDLELVE
- a CDS encoding GFA family protein, whose amino-acid sequence is MPSTLIHGGCACSAIRYEASGPVYFQTNCHCANCRRAIGAQTVAWIVVDRAGFRIISGQPTRYRTDTGAWRSFCGRCGTSLTYESDNRPDRVDITTGSLDDPESFPPLDDTHADEKLSWVPLVENPAEDVEAPSN
- a CDS encoding VOC family protein yields the protein MKIEHTAFNVAEPAAVASWFRDHLGMKIVRRMDTPPFMHFLADDSGNTLLEIYNNPPDEVPAYAEMNPLLFHLAFVSPDPVADRDRLVAAGAGFVDEVHTPAGDHLIMLRDPWGHCIQLCRRATPMLRET
- a CDS encoding ABC transporter ATP-binding protein, which translates into the protein MSTVRHDLSLARIDRRERDARERPLDFRILGRLFGYTRPFAAKRNVLFSLVVLRGLQMPLIAWSLGAVINGPITLGNPAGIAWGVVGFIALCTFASLTMLFRFRLGMQIAEDVVYTLRNEIMEHLMRMPMGYFDRSRLGSIISRMTSDIDTLRRGVQVVFFASIMQGGQMVGAAVFMLYYNWRLFLVILLAAPFVHLLNLSFRKRMSRASRTLQESFSRVIATISESVKGIRVTQGFVREDVNAGLFDDLAEDHAGYNVALDRSSAQYMPALEFSSQVCVAAILLVGGWRALLPVDPMPVGDLITFFFLTNLFFNPIARLGRHFSFALRSMAGAERIFGLLDRKPDWSDRADATPLPRIEGRVEFREVSFRYEPQKPVLRGISFLAEPGQTVALVGPTGSGKSTVINLLCKFYLADSGEIRIDGREIGSVTSPSLNRQMGIVLQQNFLFKGSIMENIRIGRLGATDAEVIEAVRSLDCLDLIEGLPGRFDTEVSEDGIGLSQGQQQLVCFARAMLANPRILILDEATSSIDTLTEARLQTALARLLKGRTSFVVAHRLSTIRKADQVLVLDQGRIVERGCHLELLRRDGTYAALYRQFADSEGSRPE